From a single Pseudophryne corroboree isolate aPseCor3 chromosome 6, aPseCor3.hap2, whole genome shotgun sequence genomic region:
- the LOC134934195 gene encoding uncharacterized protein LOC134934195, translating into MRLILDNVNVLHFHFHSSTRFPLEKYLQLQTIRYAMNKINSNPNLLPNISLGFQIYDSCRVLQKELECTLWMITGQNKAIPNFQCQKGKQLAAVIGYTTSTFSILMAHILRVIKYPQVSHVSTSSILSDKTQFPFFLRTAPSDVFQSKGLAQLVSHFNWTWVGMVADSNDYGYQGIQGVKQEILKSGACVEFMEYIQSNRPDRNIPRIIRAIKMSRAKVMIVFASDVDLFALFGQLLSENITQKIWVASEGWATSSLLSSEKYLKLLIGTVGFAYYSEYFPGFHEFIDNFKFSKLSAELWDFMFWEDNLGCALMDFPSMTIVHERPSRNCTKDNSMEHFKIYLNNVTSTRLLYNLYSSIYVIAKALHDLSMCVDGKGPFTNGGCSDIWNLKPWQNKTITALVFHLWPTLMNTRTVDPPGQGTLMLITAYCLANLFSIKSPEPYSQGFFKPSSKVLTITWLLILASYKTWTRPAIHPTAYNQVLHYMKKVRVKLSSGRDLFFDEHGDPPPMYDVVNWHMDLGGNMRQVKVGYYNSTAPQAEALMLNTSSIQWKFGDKKVPISVCSNSCPVGFRKTSIREEPSCCYECAPCSQEEISNDTDSTYCFQCPWNTWPSGEKDRCLPKPVEYLSFEETLGITLASTSVASSFVPIAILGLLICYKTTPIVRANNYTISCLLLISLCLCFLCSLAFIGYPQPEKCLLRQVTFAMAFALCVSCILAKTILVMAAFRATKPNSDLRRWASPHTSYLVIGLGTLIQFLICGIWLIISPPFPDYNVHAKAGILILECNEGSPTAFWLTLGYLSFLAVLCCIAAFLARQLPDSFNEAKFITFSMVAFLSVWLCFIPASLSTSGKYTVVMEIFAVLSSSWSMLGCMFAPKCYVVLFHPSVNSRKHLLGKTVE; encoded by the exons ATGCGACTGATTTTAGATAATGTAAATGTTCTCCATTTCCATTTCCATTCCTCTACCAGATTTCCATTGGAAAAATATCTTCAGTTACAGACTATAAGGTATGCAATGAATAAGATCAACAGTAATCCCAATCTTCTCCCCAACATCAGTTTGGGCTTTCAGATTTATGATTCCTGCCGAGTGCTCCAGAAGGAACTTGAATGTACGCTGTGGATGATAACTGGGCAGAACAAAGCTATACCCAATTTCCAGTGCCAAAAGGGAAAGCAATTGGCAGCTGTAATTGGCTATACAACATCTACATTCTCAATACTCATGGCTCATATTTTAAGGGTGATCAAGTACCCACAA GTCAGCCATGTTTCAACTAGTTCCATTCTAAGCGACAAAACTCAGTTCCCTTTCTTTCTCCGCACTGCTCCGAGTGATGTTTTCCAGTCCAAAGGACTGGCCCAGTTGGTGTCACATTTTAACTGGACTTGGGTGGGTATGGTTGCTGATTCCAATGATTATGGATACCAGGGCATTCAGGGAGTTAAACAGGAAATCCTTAAATCTGGAGCTTGTGTGGAATTCATGGAGTATATCCAGAGTAATCGCCCTGATCGAAACATTCCACGCATCATCCGAGCAATCAAGATGTCTAGAGCCAAAGTTATGATTGTCTTTGCAAGTGATGTTGATCTGTTTGCTCTATTTGGCCAACTTCTAAGTGAAAATATAACTCAGAAGATCTGGGTTGCCAGTGAAGGCTGGGCAACTTCCTCCTTGTTATCTTCTGAAAAATATCTAAAGCTTCTTATTGGAACCGTGGGCTTTGCATATTATAGTGAATATTTTCCAGGGTTCCATGAATTTATTGACAATTTTAAATTTTCGAAGCTCTCAGCGGAGTTGTGGGACTTCATGTTTTGGGAGGACAATCTTGGGTGTGCATTAATGGATTTTCCAAGCATGACCATCGTCCACGAGAGGCCTTCAAGGAATTGTACCAAGGATAATAGTATGGAACACTTTAAGATTTACTTGAACAATGTCACCAGCACACGACTTCTGTATAATCTTTACAGTTCTATATATGTCATTGCCAAAGCCTTGCATGACCTGAGCATGTGCGTAGATGGAAAAGGCCCTTTTACTAATGGAGGCTGCTCAGACATTTGGAATTTGAAGCCATGGCAA AATAAAACAATCACAGCATTGGTGTTTCACCTTTGGCCAACGCTGATGAACACAAGAACAGTGGACCCTCCTGGTCAAGGCACCCTGATGCTAATTACAGCCTATTGCCTGGCCAACTTGTTCAGCATCAAGAGCCCTGAACCTTATTCCCAGGGGTTCTTTAAGCCAAGCTCTAAGGTGCTAACTATTACCTGGCTGTTGATCTTAGCAAGCTACAAAACCTGGACCAGACCTGCCATACACCCTACAGCCTACAACCAG GTTTTGCACTACATGAAGAAAGTCCGAGTGAAACTGAGCAGTGGAAGGGATTTGTTCTTTGATGAACATGGAGATCCTCCACCCATGTATGATGTTGTCAACTGGCATATGGACCTTGGGGGAAACATGAGACAGGTCAAGGTGGGGTACTATAACAGTACAGCCCCTCAGGCGGAAGCCTTAATGCTTAACACAAGTTCTATACAATGGAAATTTGGTGATAAAAAG GTTCCGATATCAGTATGCAGCAACAGCTGTCCCGTGGGATTCAGAAAAACATCTATCAGAGAAGAGCCAAGCTGTTGCTATGAGTGTGCTCCCTGCTCACAAGAAGAGATTTCCAATGATACTG ATTCTACATATTGCTTTCAGTGCCCATGGAATACATGGCCAAGCGGGGAAAAAGACAGATGTCTACCAAAACCAGTTGAATATCTTTCATTTGAAGAAACATTGGGTATAACTTTGGCATCCACCAGTGTTGCCTCCTCCTTTGTTCCTATTGCTATTTTAGGGCTTCTGATTTGCTACAAGACCACTCCGATAGTCCGCGCCAACAATTACACCATCAGTTGTCTTCTTTTGATCTCCCTCTGTCTTTGTTTTCTCTGCTCCTTGGCATTCATTGGTTACCCTCAACCAGAGAAGTGTCTGCTACGTCAAGTGACTTTTGCCATGGCCTTTGCTCTATGCGTTTCATGCATCTTAGCCAAGACAATCTTGGTGATGGCCGCATTTAGGGCCACTAAACCAAACAGCGACTTAAGGAGATGGGCCAGTCCTCACACGTCATACCTGGTCATTGGTTTGGGCACATTAATTCAGTTCCTGATCTGTGGCATATGGCTAATTATTTCTCCCCCCTTCCCCGACTACAATGTACATGCAAAAGCTGGAATACTCATTCTAGAATGCAACGAGGGCTCACCCACAGCCTTTTGGCTTACATTGGGTTATCTCAGTTTCTTGGCTGTCCTGTGTTGTATTGCTGCTTTCTTAGCAAGGCAACTTCCAGACAGCTTTAATGAGGCCAAATTCATCACATTCAGCATGGTGGCCTTCCTCAGCGTCTGGTTGTGTTTTATCCCAGCCTCACTCAGTACCAGTGGCAAATACACTGTTGTGATGGAGATCTTTGCTGTCCTGTCCTCCAGTTGGTCCATGCTCGGTTGCATGTTTGCCCCTAAATGTTACGTTGTTTTGTTTCACCCTAGCGTTAACTCAAGAAAACATCTCCTT ggtaagacagtagag